One Serpentinicella alkaliphila DNA segment encodes these proteins:
- a CDS encoding cob(I)yrinic acid a,c-diamide adenosyltransferase, protein MDKGYVQIYTGDGKGKTTAALGVGLRATGRGFKVLMIQFLKGAFSGEHESVKRLEGFTILPIGGIDKFTWQLDEQETKELKDNIQANFTKIIGELDKVSVDILILDEVMAAISCGFIEVEQICEIIDNKPEGMEIILTGRNTPKELADRADLITEMKPIKHYMNNGVMARNGIER, encoded by the coding sequence ATGGATAAAGGATATGTTCAGATTTACACAGGTGATGGAAAGGGTAAGACAACTGCTGCTTTGGGAGTAGGACTAAGGGCTACAGGCCGTGGATTCAAGGTGCTTATGATACAGTTTCTGAAGGGGGCCTTTAGTGGTGAGCATGAAAGTGTGAAAAGATTAGAAGGATTTACTATACTACCTATAGGTGGAATAGATAAATTTACTTGGCAATTAGATGAACAGGAAACAAAGGAGCTTAAAGATAATATTCAAGCTAATTTCACTAAAATAATTGGTGAATTAGATAAAGTTTCTGTGGACATATTAATTTTAGATGAAGTTATGGCAGCTATAAGTTGTGGATTTATAGAAGTAGAACAAATATGTGAAATTATTGATAATAAGCCTGAAGGAATGGAAATAATACTTACGGGTAGAAATACTCCTAAGGAGTTAGCTGATAGGGCGGATTTAATTACTGAGATGAAGCCAATTAAGCATTATATGAATAACGGAGTTATGGCTAGAAATGGTATTGAAAGATAG
- a CDS encoding cobyrinate a,c-diamide synthase, with translation MQQNKLPRIVIAAPYSGAGKTTISIGIMAALTKRGVNVQPFKIGPDYIDPAFHTDVTKRNSINLDSWLFDEETVIELFQKYALNSDISIIEGVMGLYDGIGSDPMLGSTAGMAHILKAPVILVLPAQGMSTTIAAVIKGLKEFREINIVGVILNKVSTEKYYDLLKETIETNTDVKVLGRLPIADDIKIKSRHLGLVQNCELLNKELMIDKLIALIEEYVDLDQIISLGQNAEVFKIELTEEKELKKEYVNVAVAYDEAFQFYYYDNIKALEELGATITYFSPLKDPKLPENIDGIYIGGGYPELYAKELEQNISMCKAIKDKSEIGMPIYAECGGYMYLNKKIKTLENDEYNMVGVFDGDVIMTKQLQNFGYAELTAEKCSCIFKVGDKIKCHEFHTSYIGHNNEKLVLTEKYRNKEKVSWYSGSKKNNTFGMYPHIHFLSNINIAKNFIESCLNYKELGD, from the coding sequence ATGCAACAAAACAAATTACCTAGAATTGTAATAGCAGCCCCATATAGTGGTGCAGGGAAAACTACAATTAGTATAGGTATTATGGCTGCATTGACAAAGCGAGGGGTTAATGTTCAACCATTTAAAATCGGCCCGGATTATATTGATCCTGCATTTCATACGGATGTTACTAAAAGGAATAGTATAAACTTAGATAGCTGGTTATTTGATGAAGAAACAGTTATAGAACTATTTCAAAAATATGCTCTAAATTCTGATATATCAATTATCGAAGGGGTTATGGGACTTTATGACGGTATTGGTAGCGATCCTATGCTAGGAAGTACTGCTGGTATGGCACATATATTAAAGGCACCAGTAATCCTAGTATTACCAGCCCAGGGTATGTCTACGACTATAGCCGCAGTTATAAAAGGGTTAAAAGAATTTAGGGAAATTAATATAGTTGGGGTTATATTAAATAAAGTTTCTACAGAAAAATATTATGACCTTTTAAAAGAAACTATAGAAACCAACACGGACGTAAAGGTCTTAGGAAGACTTCCAATAGCAGATGATATAAAAATAAAGAGTAGGCATTTAGGTCTAGTTCAAAATTGTGAATTGCTTAATAAGGAGTTAATGATTGATAAACTAATAGCGCTGATTGAGGAATATGTTGATTTAGATCAGATTATTAGCTTAGGACAAAATGCTGAAGTTTTTAAAATAGAATTAACTGAAGAAAAAGAATTAAAAAAGGAGTATGTAAATGTTGCAGTAGCCTATGATGAGGCCTTTCAATTCTATTATTATGATAATATAAAAGCTTTAGAAGAATTAGGTGCAACTATTACATATTTCAGTCCTCTAAAAGACCCTAAGCTACCAGAAAATATTGATGGTATTTATATAGGTGGCGGTTATCCAGAGCTATATGCTAAAGAACTAGAACAAAACATTTCAATGTGTAAAGCAATTAAGGATAAATCAGAAATAGGAATGCCCATATATGCTGAATGCGGCGGGTATATGTATTTAAATAAGAAAATTAAGACTTTAGAAAATGATGAGTATAATATGGTTGGAGTATTTGACGGGGATGTCATTATGACTAAGCAGTTACAAAACTTTGGATACGCAGAATTAACTGCTGAAAAATGTAGTTGTATATTTAAAGTTGGTGATAAAATAAAGTGTCATGAATTTCATACGTCATATATTGGGCATAATAATGAGAAATTGGTTTTAACTGAAAAATACAGAAATAAAGAAAAAGTTAGTTGGTACTCAGGATCTAAAAAAAATAATACATTTGGTATGTATCCACATATACATTTTCTTTCAAATATTAATATTGCTAAAAATTTTATTGAATCCTGTTTAAACTATAAAGAATTGGGTGATTAA
- a CDS encoding ABC transporter ATP-binding protein → MKKNNTVTIRIKDLNWKYGNTAILENINIDIKRGKFYSIIGPNGSGKTTLLKNILRHLEPKKNTLFIEDLDISSLSYREIAKKMACVPQNTMVDYEFSALDIVMMGRTPHLKRFETESEKDLNICKEAMIMTDTWRFKDKLIQNLSGGERQRVIVARAIAQKPDILLLDEPISHLDIQHQIELLDTIAYINKKSGTTVIVVLHDLNLATQYSDDIFLLNDGKVLSYGSPTEVITEDIIKEVYKTKVCIIPHPVSGKPHVIPIRTEREVGAIDATKQIT, encoded by the coding sequence TTGAAAAAGAATAATACGGTTACTATTAGGATTAAAGATTTAAACTGGAAATACGGAAATACAGCCATATTGGAAAATATAAATATAGATATAAAAAGGGGTAAGTTTTACTCAATTATTGGGCCAAATGGGTCTGGCAAGACAACTTTACTTAAAAATATACTTCGGCATTTAGAACCAAAAAAAAATACACTATTTATCGAGGATTTAGATATTTCTTCCTTATCCTATAGGGAAATAGCTAAAAAAATGGCGTGTGTACCCCAAAATACTATGGTAGATTATGAATTTTCTGCTTTAGACATAGTTATGATGGGAAGAACCCCACACCTCAAACGCTTTGAAACTGAAAGCGAGAAAGACCTTAATATTTGCAAAGAAGCTATGATTATGACAGATACCTGGAGATTTAAAGATAAATTGATACAAAATCTAAGTGGTGGAGAAAGGCAAAGAGTAATAGTTGCTAGAGCAATTGCACAAAAACCAGATATTCTCCTATTGGACGAGCCTATTTCACATTTAGATATCCAGCATCAAATAGAACTTTTAGATACTATTGCATATATTAACAAAAAAAGTGGAACAACAGTTATTGTAGTATTGCACGATTTGAACTTAGCAACTCAATATAGTGACGATATATTTCTTTTAAATGACGGAAAAGTATTATCCTATGGAAGTCCAACGGAAGTTATAACTGAAGATATAATAAAAGAGGTATATAAAACTAAAGTATGTATAATACCACATCCTGTTAGTGGTAAGCCCCATGTAATTCCAATTAGAACCGAAAGGGAGGTGGGGGCCATTGATGCAACAAAACAAATTACCTAG
- a CDS encoding FecCD family ABC transporter permease → MIVFVSTLGVANITFVNSLKIIAEKIPLINKYIDMKDVINTHRTIIWQIRLPRILLAGIVGMGLSVVGVTFQSMFKNPMADPYILGVSSGAALGATLSIVLGLPFINIWAFCGAILTVLFVFQIAKIGSKVQSITLLLAGIAISSMMSSIISVLMIFNRDKIEMIIFWIMGSVSAASWKHVSILFPVTLLGTMVIMLFSRELNVFLVGDDSAKSLGVETDKVKKLLLVISSVIMAFTVSVSGIIGFVGLIIPHAIRLIIGPDHRALVPFSALGGAIFMILCDTIARTIIPPTEIPVGAVTAIFGSPYFIYLLYRSKKKVLG, encoded by the coding sequence ATGATTGTTTTTGTTAGTACTCTTGGGGTCGCAAACATTACATTTGTTAATAGTTTAAAAATAATAGCTGAAAAGATTCCATTAATTAATAAATATATTGATATGAAGGATGTTATTAATACACATCGTACTATTATTTGGCAAATAAGATTACCTCGTATATTATTAGCAGGTATTGTGGGAATGGGATTATCTGTAGTTGGAGTAACTTTTCAAAGTATGTTTAAAAATCCTATGGCAGATCCTTACATACTAGGAGTTTCATCAGGAGCAGCTTTAGGTGCCACTCTGTCGATAGTATTAGGGTTACCCTTTATTAATATATGGGCATTTTGTGGTGCTATACTAACTGTATTATTTGTATTTCAAATAGCTAAGATTGGTTCAAAAGTGCAAAGTATAACTTTGCTCCTAGCTGGTATAGCAATTAGTTCAATGATGTCTTCAATTATATCTGTGCTTATGATATTTAACAGAGATAAAATAGAAATGATTATTTTCTGGATAATGGGTAGTGTTTCTGCCGCAAGCTGGAAACATGTTAGTATTTTATTCCCGGTTACATTATTAGGGACAATGGTTATAATGCTTTTTTCCAGGGAGCTTAATGTATTTTTAGTTGGAGATGATAGTGCAAAAAGTTTAGGTGTTGAAACTGATAAAGTTAAAAAGCTTTTATTAGTAATTTCATCTGTAATTATGGCTTTTACTGTTTCTGTTAGTGGAATAATTGGATTTGTTGGATTAATAATACCTCATGCAATTAGATTAATTATAGGCCCAGACCACAGAGCTTTAGTTCCATTCTCGGCCTTAGGCGGAGCTATATTTATGATTTTATGCGATACAATCGCTAGAACAATAATTCCACCTACTGAAATACCTGTGGGTGCAGTAACAGCAATTTTCGGATCCCCATATTTTATTTATCTTCTATACAGAAGCAAAAAGAAGGTGTTAGGTTGA
- a CDS encoding ABC transporter substrate-binding protein, whose amino-acid sequence MKNKIIKIIVSVLIINMIMTGCNSLGQADNTGNNNMDIYPLTIIDSYENEVIIEEMPNRVISIAPSITEIIFNLGLEDKLVGRTDFCNFPLEAESIESIGSLTSPNIEKIIELEPDLIIASTHFQKEVYDKLSELQIKLLVLDSKGSFDGVYMTIEKIGKVFNVNNKALELIRHMKSTVEEVLDKLKDEPKPTVYYVVGFGEYGDFTAGGDTFINDMLEMAGAINIASEVTGWKYSLERIIEQDPHMLIVSKYYNTKDEIMVANGYSELTAIKEGRVYEIDNNLLDRQGPRIALGLKELAKIVHPNLFE is encoded by the coding sequence ATGAAAAATAAAATTATAAAAATAATCGTAAGTGTATTAATAATTAATATGATTATGACAGGCTGTAATAGTTTAGGGCAAGCAGATAATACAGGAAATAACAATATGGATATATACCCATTGACTATTATAGATTCCTATGAAAATGAAGTAATAATTGAAGAAATGCCCAATAGGGTTATATCAATTGCACCAAGTATTACTGAAATTATCTTTAATTTAGGTTTAGAGGATAAATTAGTTGGAAGAACAGATTTCTGTAATTTCCCATTAGAAGCAGAAAGTATAGAGAGTATAGGTAGTCTTACATCTCCTAATATAGAGAAAATAATTGAACTTGAACCAGATTTAATAATAGCATCAACTCATTTTCAAAAAGAGGTTTATGATAAATTATCAGAATTACAAATAAAGCTACTAGTTCTAGATTCTAAAGGTAGTTTTGACGGGGTATATATGACTATTGAAAAAATAGGGAAAGTATTTAATGTAAATAATAAGGCACTTGAACTTATACGTCATATGAAGTCTACAGTAGAAGAAGTTTTAGATAAGTTAAAGGATGAGCCGAAACCTACCGTATACTATGTAGTAGGATTTGGAGAATATGGAGATTTTACTGCAGGAGGGGATACATTTATAAATGACATGTTAGAGATGGCAGGGGCTATAAATATTGCAAGTGAAGTTACTGGGTGGAAGTATAGTCTTGAGAGGATTATTGAACAAGATCCACATATGTTAATAGTTTCAAAGTATTACAATACAAAGGATGAGATTATGGTGGCTAATGGATACAGTGAACTTACTGCAATAAAGGAAGGCAGAGTTTATGAAATAGATAATAATTTACTTGATAGACAAGGACCAAGAATTGCATTAGGTTTAAAAGAGTTAGCTAAAATAGTACATCCAAATTTATTCGAATAG
- a CDS encoding pyridoxal phosphate-dependent aminotransferase, whose protein sequence is MNFHGGDIYNLNRELLDFSSNINPLGVPLSYRKALIDNIDDFIKYPDIKYTELRKSIAKYLGIENIDYIVPGNGAVEIIYKVVDALKIREVIIAAPTFSEYRRAAYVKGLCYEEIEVYNEKGSLMLDKFFTKLKSNSLYVICNPNNPTGTLTNVEKLSSFAKQLYELDSYLLVDEAFIEFTDEYPNNSTVSKLYEHPNVIVVRAATKFFGMPGIRLGYGISFNEDLISAMKNRLEPWNINTSGVIAECIFRDQDYISRSREWISKERGWLYNELKGIRGLSTYPTSANFFLIKILKDNFDGEKFKEMMIKKDILIRTSEGFTHLSPFHIRVAIKNRKSNERLILALKDCVDI, encoded by the coding sequence ATGAACTTTCATGGTGGAGATATTTATAATTTAAATAGGGAACTGTTAGACTTTAGCTCTAATATAAATCCATTAGGTGTACCACTTTCATATAGGAAAGCTTTAATTGACAATATTGATGATTTTATAAAATATCCTGATATTAAATATACTGAATTAAGAAAATCCATTGCTAAATATTTAGGGATTGAAAATATTGATTATATTGTTCCTGGTAATGGGGCTGTTGAAATAATATATAAAGTAGTAGATGCATTAAAAATTAGAGAGGTTATAATTGCGGCTCCAACTTTTTCTGAATACAGAAGGGCAGCTTACGTAAAAGGCTTATGCTATGAAGAAATTGAAGTCTATAATGAAAAGGGCAGCCTTATGTTAGATAAATTTTTTACCAAATTAAAATCAAACTCTCTATATGTTATATGTAATCCAAATAATCCAACAGGAACATTAACTAATGTTGAAAAACTAAGTTCATTTGCAAAGCAGCTATATGAATTAGATAGCTATCTATTAGTTGATGAAGCATTTATTGAGTTTACAGATGAGTATCCAAATAACAGTACTGTTTCAAAGCTCTATGAACATCCAAATGTAATTGTCGTTAGGGCAGCTACAAAATTCTTTGGGATGCCTGGTATTCGTTTAGGATATGGCATTAGTTTTAATGAGGATTTAATTTCAGCGATGAAAAATAGATTGGAGCCATGGAATATTAATACTTCTGGGGTTATTGCAGAATGTATATTTAGAGATCAAGACTATATATCAAGATCAAGAGAATGGATAAGTAAGGAAAGAGGGTGGTTGTATAATGAACTTAAAGGCATTAGAGGTTTATCAACTTATCCTACTTCAGCTAACTTCTTTTTAATTAAAATTTTAAAAGATAATTTTGATGGAGAAAAGTTTAAAGAAATGATGATAAAAAAGGACATATTAATCAGAACGTCCGAAGGGTTTACACATTTGAGCCCTTTTCATATAAGAGTTGCTATAAAGAATAGGAAATCAAATGAGAGACTAATTTTAGCATTAAAAGACTGTGTAGATATTTAG
- the cbiB gene encoding adenosylcobinamide-phosphate synthase CbiB → MISFYWIAYGIDLIIGDPYWFPHPIRAIGKLISFMENIIRKITSSPLGLKTGGVILTFTTVLITYFTTYFILAFVKDIHINLFYLINIVLLWTTIATKCLKEESSKVYNALKNKDILLGRKLLSYIVGRDTTHLNSSQITKAVIETIAENTSDGVVAPIFYMFIGGAPLALAYKAINTLDSMVGYKNEKYLYLGYASAKLDDIANFIPARITGIMLVIAAVILRLNMDQSLKILIRDRKNHSSPNCAYPEAAVAGALGVQLGGSHYYFGKLVHKPTIGDASREVEIENIIDTIKLMYVTSMLALLLFTFIHWFIY, encoded by the coding sequence ATGATTTCCTTTTACTGGATTGCCTATGGCATCGACCTAATTATTGGTGACCCCTATTGGTTTCCTCACCCAATTAGGGCAATTGGTAAGCTTATAAGTTTTATGGAAAATATTATTAGAAAGATAACCTCTTCACCTCTGGGGCTAAAGACTGGGGGGGTTATACTTACATTTACAACAGTTTTAATCACGTATTTCACTACGTACTTTATACTAGCTTTCGTAAAGGATATTCATATTAACCTGTTTTACCTCATAAATATAGTACTTCTTTGGACTACGATTGCTACTAAATGTTTAAAAGAAGAAAGTAGTAAAGTATATAATGCCCTTAAAAACAAAGATATTTTATTAGGGAGAAAGCTATTATCTTATATCGTTGGTAGGGACACAACACATTTGAATAGCAGTCAAATTACAAAGGCTGTAATTGAAACTATTGCAGAAAACACATCAGATGGGGTAGTGGCACCAATCTTCTATATGTTTATAGGCGGGGCACCCTTAGCCTTAGCATATAAAGCAATTAATACTTTAGATTCTATGGTGGGGTATAAAAATGAAAAGTATTTATATTTAGGCTATGCTTCTGCAAAGCTAGATGATATAGCTAATTTTATTCCTGCCAGAATCACAGGAATAATGTTAGTTATCGCAGCAGTAATACTAAGATTAAATATGGATCAAAGCTTGAAAATACTAATAAGGGATAGAAAAAATCATTCAAGTCCTAATTGTGCTTATCCAGAGGCTGCAGTAGCTGGGGCGCTAGGTGTACAGTTAGGTGGAAGTCACTACTATTTTGGCAAGCTTGTTCATAAGCCAACAATAGGAGATGCGAGTAGAGAAGTGGAAATAGAAAATATTATAGATACAATTAAACTAATGTATGTAACTTCAATGCTAGCCCTGTTATTATTTACTTTTATTCATTGGTTTATATACTAA
- a CDS encoding cobyric acid synthase — MKKSIMLQGTASSVGKSIITTALCRIFTQDGYNVSPFKSQNMSLNSYITYEGHEIGRAQAMQAEASRKAPSFRMNPILIKPTSDCRSQIIVEGVVKENMEATEYYKYKSKLKEMIKSNFDELLKESDIVVIEGAGSPAEINLKKDDIVNMGVAKMTKSPVVLIGDIDRGGVFASIYGTIMLLEEEERKLIKGIIINKFRGSLELLKPGIKMLEDLVNIPVIGVIPYFTHNLEDEDSATDWDKYNGNPEGDLEVVVIKLPRISNFTDFNTFKLHRDVKFRFVNLNEDIGNPDLIILPGSKSTIDDLILLKERGMDKQILEAHSNGSYVFGVCGGYQMLGNKVKDPLNAESSIKEVEGLSLLPVETTFRQTKTTTLSKGYDNVFNCNIKGYEIHMGKTELVEQNYLPLIKIDMRNGLNYYEVDDGAVNKDRTVFGTYFHGIFDNTEFTRNLLNKIRESRGKSRFNEEILDYSKYKEEQYDNLAKIVRENIDLKAIYAIMEEVL; from the coding sequence ATGAAAAAGAGCATTATGCTGCAAGGTACAGCTTCATCTGTTGGAAAAAGTATAATAACAACAGCTTTATGTAGAATATTTACTCAGGACGGATACAATGTATCACCCTTTAAATCTCAAAACATGTCCTTAAACTCATATATTACATATGAGGGCCATGAAATAGGCAGGGCTCAAGCAATGCAGGCTGAGGCCTCTAGAAAGGCTCCTAGCTTTAGAATGAATCCTATTTTGATTAAGCCTACTAGTGATTGTAGATCCCAGATTATAGTTGAAGGTGTAGTAAAAGAGAATATGGAAGCTACAGAGTATTATAAATACAAAAGTAAGTTAAAAGAAATGATAAAATCAAATTTTGATGAACTTTTGAAGGAAAGTGATATTGTCGTTATAGAGGGTGCTGGCAGTCCTGCGGAAATTAACTTAAAAAAAGATGATATAGTTAATATGGGTGTAGCTAAAATGACTAAATCCCCTGTTGTTTTAATTGGAGATATTGATAGGGGTGGGGTATTTGCCTCTATATACGGTACTATTATGCTACTTGAAGAAGAAGAGAGAAAATTGATTAAGGGTATTATAATTAATAAGTTTAGAGGGAGCCTTGAGCTTCTAAAACCGGGTATTAAAATGCTTGAAGACTTGGTAAATATACCCGTAATAGGGGTAATCCCCTACTTTACTCATAACCTTGAGGATGAGGACAGTGCTACGGACTGGGATAAATATAATGGCAATCCAGAGGGTGATTTAGAGGTAGTAGTAATTAAGCTCCCTAGGATTTCTAACTTTACAGATTTTAATACATTTAAACTTCATAGGGATGTTAAATTTAGATTTGTAAACCTAAATGAGGACATAGGTAATCCAGATTTGATTATTTTACCTGGTAGTAAGAGTACAATTGATGATTTAATTTTACTCAAGGAAAGGGGAATGGATAAACAAATTTTGGAGGCACACAGCAATGGAAGTTATGTCTTTGGGGTTTGTGGTGGATATCAAATGCTCGGAAACAAAGTTAAAGATCCTTTAAATGCAGAGTCATCCATTAAAGAAGTAGAAGGTCTCTCATTACTACCTGTTGAAACAACTTTTAGGCAGACTAAAACTACAACCTTATCTAAAGGATATGATAATGTTTTTAATTGTAACATAAAAGGATATGAGATTCATATGGGTAAAACAGAATTAGTTGAGCAGAATTATTTACCTTTAATAAAAATAGATATGAGAAATGGATTAAACTATTATGAAGTAGATGATGGTGCTGTTAATAAGGATAGGACCGTATTTGGCACGTATTTTCATGGTATTTTTGATAATACTGAATTCACTAGAAATTTATTAAACAAAATAAGGGAGTCTAGGGGCAAGAGTAGGTTTAATGAGGAAATTTTAGATTATTCAAAGTATAAGGAAGAGCAATATGATAATTTAGCAAAGATAGTACGGGAAAATATTGACCTTAAAGCTATTTACGCTATTATGGAGGAAGTTTTATAA
- the cobC gene encoding alpha-ribazole phosphatase, translated as MTTYLYLVRHGETILNESKVYYGSTDCPLNSRGIIQAEELGKTFKNNFDVVISSPLSRAIDTAKLLSGLNTRDMVIDEGLKEINFGLWEGLHYKDISIKFENEWNEWINDWKNVAPPMGESFLNQYNRVSNSLNHIIERFKDKRVVIVSHQGCLRIIASILLKMEDRGFWSFTFDPGTYSLFEISDTNVTIRKINSKG; from the coding sequence ATGACAACATATCTATACTTAGTCCGCCACGGTGAAACAATATTAAATGAATCGAAGGTTTATTACGGGTCCACAGATTGTCCGTTGAATAGTAGAGGGATTATTCAGGCAGAAGAATTAGGTAAAACATTTAAGAACAATTTTGACGTTGTCATTTCCAGTCCTTTAAGTAGAGCAATTGATACGGCAAAGCTTTTAAGTGGGTTAAATACTAGAGACATGGTTATAGATGAAGGACTAAAGGAGATAAATTTCGGTCTATGGGAAGGACTTCATTATAAAGATATTAGCATTAAGTTTGAAAATGAATGGAATGAATGGATAAATGATTGGAAAAACGTAGCTCCCCCTATGGGAGAGAGCTTCTTAAATCAATATAACCGAGTAAGTAATTCACTTAATCATATAATTGAACGTTTTAAGGATAAAAGAGTAGTTATTGTATCACACCAGGGTTGTTTAAGAATTATAGCCTCAATTCTTCTAAAGATGGAAGATAGAGGGTTTTGGAGTTTTACATTTGACCCTGGGACATACAGTTTGTTTGAAATTAGTGACACCAATGTTACTATTCGCAAAATAAATAGTAAAGGCTAA
- the cobS gene encoding adenosylcobinamide-GDP ribazoletransferase has protein sequence MKIFILMVQFLTRIPINLELSVSKEDFPKGVAYFPIVGLIIGIINALVYFLLSKVAQEMVPLIAIVISNALVTGALHLDGLADSCDALFSARKKDRMLEIMRDSRIGTNGVLALILTILLKIALLDITPKSIIIPTIILIPVIGRATMSIILYGSTYAREEGLGDLFIGKTSLNRAGVSIIITIFLVFVVLNLIGIIALLVSIIVAYLLRHYFNSKLGGLTGDLLGAVNEVVELIFSFVIVVLWGYIG, from the coding sequence ATGAAAATATTTATTTTAATGGTTCAGTTTTTAACTCGTATTCCAATTAATCTGGAGTTAAGTGTAAGTAAAGAAGATTTTCCAAAGGGGGTTGCCTACTTTCCAATTGTAGGTTTAATAATAGGAATTATTAATGCTCTAGTATATTTCCTTTTATCAAAAGTTGCTCAGGAAATGGTGCCTTTAATAGCTATTGTAATAAGCAACGCATTAGTTACAGGGGCTCTGCACTTAGACGGTTTAGCCGATAGCTGTGATGCCTTGTTTTCAGCTAGAAAAAAGGATCGGATGCTAGAAATCATGCGTGATAGTAGAATTGGGACTAATGGTGTACTTGCATTAATATTGACAATCTTATTAAAGATTGCCTTATTAGATATTACCCCAAAGAGTATAATTATTCCTACAATTATTTTAATACCTGTTATAGGAAGGGCTACAATGTCAATTATATTATATGGCTCAACCTATGCCAGAGAAGAGGGCTTAGGTGATTTGTTTATAGGTAAAACCTCTTTAAATAGAGCCGGTGTATCAATAATTATTACTATTTTTTTAGTATTCGTTGTTCTAAATTTAATTGGAATCATAGCATTATTAGTGTCTATAATTGTAGCATATTTATTACGTCATTATTTTAATAGTAAGCTAGGTGGATTAACAGGCGATTTACTAGGGGCAGTTAATGAAGTGGTAGAACTGATATTTTCCTTTGTTATAGTTGTACTTTGGGGGTATATAGGATGA
- the cobU gene encoding bifunctional adenosylcobinamide kinase/adenosylcobinamide-phosphate guanylyltransferase produces the protein MGKVILVTGGVRSGKSLFAEELAKKIGENILYIATAIPYDDEMRERIDVHKMFRPVSWTTYEVYKDLHEVIDSIDNKQDGILLDCVTIMITNLMFDYPSFDENNIGQSIIKEINEYIIDEFCKLLNFLKKRDINIIMVTNEIGWGLVPESKLGRVFRDISGKINQLLAREAEEVYLLVSGIPMKIK, from the coding sequence ATGGGAAAAGTGATATTAGTAACCGGCGGAGTAAGAAGTGGCAAAAGTTTATTTGCTGAAGAACTAGCAAAAAAGATCGGAGAAAATATTTTATACATTGCAACGGCAATACCCTACGATGATGAAATGAGAGAAAGAATAGATGTTCATAAAATGTTTAGACCTGTTAGCTGGACAACCTATGAAGTATATAAAGATTTGCATGAGGTTATAGATAGTATTGATAATAAGCAGGATGGGATATTACTAGATTGTGTAACAATTATGATAACAAACCTTATGTTTGATTATCCTTCATTTGATGAAAACAATATAGGACAGTCTATTATTAAGGAAATAAATGAGTATATAATAGATGAATTTTGTAAACTCTTAAACTTCCTTAAGAAGAGAGATATTAATATTATAATGGTTACTAACGAAATAGGTTGGGGCTTAGTACCTGAATCGAAGCTGGGTAGAGTCTTTAGAGACATATCAGGAAAAATTAATCAGCTTTTAGCAAGAGAAGCAGAAGAGGTATATTTATTGGTATCTGGTATTCCAATGAAAATAAAATAA